A region from the Streptomyces lydicus genome encodes:
- a CDS encoding IS701 family transposase, with protein sequence MGGDLADVRVWAGELDAVHERFVHRFSRTEPRESALAYMRGLIAPLERKNGWTLAEQAGHAAPDRIHRLLNRIEWEADEVLDDVRDYVVENLGDREAVLIVDDTGFLKKGTRSAGVQRQYSGTAGRTENCQVGVFLAYAAGGGRTLIDRRLYLPASWTDDRERCRRAGIDDEVGFETKVVMAKKMVRRAIADKIPFRWVTADAAYGFSKGWRSGLEQADVFHVMATTRHDTVVTRWALDHPVQDLFTGLPRQKWKRRSCGRGAHGPRVFDWARVEVRPWHREDRRHWVLARRSVRRPEELSYYIAYCPSGATLDELIHIAGSRWAVEECFQTAKQECGLDDYQVRRYPGWHRHITLAIAAHACLTVLRARDLDAGKAETDPPSSSTSASPRSDA encoded by the coding sequence ATGGGTGGGGACCTTGCTGATGTCAGGGTGTGGGCCGGTGAACTGGATGCTGTGCATGAGCGGTTTGTGCATCGGTTTTCCAGGACGGAGCCACGGGAGTCGGCGCTTGCCTATATGCGGGGGCTGATTGCTCCGCTGGAGCGGAAGAACGGCTGGACGCTGGCTGAACAGGCCGGTCATGCAGCTCCGGACCGTATCCATCGGCTGCTGAACCGGATCGAGTGGGAAGCCGATGAGGTCCTCGACGATGTCCGCGACTACGTCGTCGAGAACCTCGGCGACCGTGAAGCCGTGCTCATCGTGGACGACACCGGCTTCCTCAAGAAAGGGACCCGTTCGGCAGGTGTCCAGCGTCAGTACTCCGGGACTGCCGGACGTACAGAGAACTGCCAGGTCGGAGTGTTCCTCGCCTATGCAGCCGGCGGCGGCCGGACACTGATCGACCGCAGGCTGTATCTGCCCGCATCCTGGACAGACGACCGCGAGAGATGCCGCCGGGCCGGTATCGACGACGAGGTCGGCTTCGAGACCAAGGTCGTCATGGCCAAGAAGATGGTCCGCCGTGCGATCGCGGACAAGATCCCGTTCCGGTGGGTGACCGCCGATGCCGCCTACGGCTTCAGCAAGGGCTGGCGCTCCGGACTGGAGCAGGCCGATGTCTTCCACGTCATGGCCACCACCCGCCACGACACCGTGGTCACCCGCTGGGCCCTGGACCATCCGGTTCAGGACCTGTTCACCGGTCTGCCACGGCAGAAGTGGAAACGCCGCTCCTGCGGACGCGGCGCCCACGGACCGCGGGTGTTCGACTGGGCGCGTGTCGAGGTCCGTCCCTGGCACCGCGAGGACCGCCGCCACTGGGTCCTCGCACGTCGCAGTGTCCGCCGGCCCGAAGAGCTCTCCTACTACATCGCCTACTGCCCCTCCGGTGCCACCTTGGACGAGTTGATCCATATCGCCGGCAGCCGGTGGGCCGTCGAAGAATGCTTCCAGACGGCGAAGCAGGAGTGCGGCCTGGACGACTACCAAGTCCGCCGCTACCCAGGCTGGCACCGCCACATCACCCTGGCCATCGCTGCCCACGCCTGCCTGACCGTCCTGCGAGCCCGGGACCTCGATGCCGGGAAAGCAGAAACGGATCCTCCCAGCTCATCCACCTCAGCCTCGCCGAGATCAGACGCCTGA
- a CDS encoding class I SAM-dependent methyltransferase, which produces MTTQADKTLTMIREVCALGRVEFDRPHTAEGDPAAGRALGQGLQAIDPGGELSDISLSLDLLAPRAPYFDQLVLNAIAAGTRQVVNLGAGYDDRALRFRHSGVLFFDLDLPDITADKARRLEALDTDTTHLTLAAVDFATADVADVLARAGHDAQQSTLFIGEHLVLFLEPLDVARLLAGVSGRAVTGSILAITAEVHPAGLDSALVVSTVDEMMFAGASPLHTIQSRDAWLTLFKENGWHVDNADDVTAVNHFELPMADQIAQIQTQFLTATTA; this is translated from the coding sequence ATGACGACGCAAGCAGACAAGACCCTGACCATGATCCGTGAAGTGTGCGCCCTCGGACGCGTCGAGTTCGACCGCCCGCACACCGCCGAAGGCGACCCTGCCGCCGGGCGTGCGCTCGGCCAGGGACTACAGGCCATCGACCCCGGCGGCGAACTCAGTGACATCTCCCTGTCACTGGACCTGCTGGCACCCCGCGCCCCGTACTTCGACCAGCTCGTCCTGAACGCCATCGCGGCCGGAACCCGCCAGGTCGTCAACCTCGGCGCCGGCTACGACGACCGCGCACTGCGGTTTCGGCACTCCGGCGTGCTGTTCTTCGACCTGGACCTGCCGGACATCACCGCCGACAAGGCACGCCGCCTCGAAGCCCTGGACACCGACACCACGCACCTCACCCTGGCCGCGGTGGACTTCGCCACCGCCGATGTCGCCGACGTCCTGGCCCGTGCCGGGCACGACGCCCAGCAGTCGACCCTCTTCATCGGCGAGCACCTGGTCCTGTTCCTGGAACCCCTCGACGTGGCACGGCTCCTGGCCGGCGTCTCCGGCCGCGCCGTGACCGGAAGCATCCTGGCCATCACCGCGGAAGTGCATCCCGCCGGCCTTGACTCCGCACTCGTCGTTTCGACCGTGGACGAGATGATGTTCGCCGGTGCCAGCCCGCTGCACACCATCCAGTCCCGCGACGCCTGGCTGACCCTGTTCAAGGAGAACGGCTGGCACGTCGACAACGCCGACGATGTGACGGCCGTCAACCACTTCGAGCTGCCCATGGCCGACCAGATCGCCCAGATTCAGACGCAGTTCCTCACCGCGACGACAGCCTGA
- a CDS encoding MarR family winged helix-turn-helix transcriptional regulator — MDVPAHTPASPLEQLKVVNWAQMQAGQEWIRSRGLSMQQAFVLNYLADHPGVIQRDIAQATRTTAANVSGVLRGLEARHLVERRFEDGDERSKRVFATDAGTELISGHEEAMIAVDESILAPLTPAERTTLQALLDKITAELPSPGEL, encoded by the coding sequence ATGGATGTACCGGCGCATACTCCTGCCAGTCCGCTTGAACAGCTCAAAGTGGTCAATTGGGCCCAGATGCAGGCGGGCCAGGAATGGATCCGCTCCCGCGGGCTCAGCATGCAGCAGGCATTCGTACTCAACTACCTCGCCGATCACCCCGGAGTCATCCAACGGGACATCGCCCAGGCGACACGGACGACGGCGGCCAACGTCTCCGGCGTCCTGCGCGGGCTCGAGGCCCGGCATCTGGTGGAACGCCGCTTCGAGGACGGCGATGAACGCAGCAAACGCGTCTTCGCCACCGACGCCGGTACCGAGCTCATCTCCGGACACGAGGAAGCCATGATCGCCGTGGATGAATCGATCCTCGCGCCGCTCACCCCGGCAGAGCGGACCACGCTCCAGGCGCTGCTCGACAAGATCACCGCAGAACTGCCGAGCCCCGGCGAGTTGTAA